The following coding sequences are from one Rhineura floridana isolate rRhiFlo1 chromosome 2, rRhiFlo1.hap2, whole genome shotgun sequence window:
- the LOC133376247 gene encoding frizzled-7-like, translated as MGRGAARRRRTTAATAPLGLAVFLCALWGIPSGSEAQPYHGEKGISVPDHGFCQPISIPLCTDIAYNQTILPNLLGHTNQEDAGLEVHQFYPLVKVQCSPELRFFLCSMYAPVCTVLEQAIPPCRSLCERARQGCEALMNKFGFQWPERLRCENFPVHGAGEICVGQNTSDTSGGGAEGGGGGGGGGGGGDTGPPRSATTAHPTSSHHPHPLPPTHLLPPTSHAFSCPRQLKVPPYLGYRFLGERDCGAPCEPGLPNGLMYFKETEVRFARLLVGIWSVLCCASTLFTVLTYLVDMRRFSYPERPIIFLSGCYFMVAMAYVVGFVLEDKVVCVERFSEDGYRTVVQGTKKEGCTILFMILYFFGMASSIWWVILSLTWFLAAGMKWGHEAIEANSQYFHLAAWAVPAIKTITILAMGQVDGDVLSGVCYVGIYSVDALRGFVLAPLFVYLFIGTSFLLAGFVSLFRIRTIMKHDGTKTEKLEKLMVRIGVFSVLYTVPATIVLACYFYEQAFRDTWERTWLLQTCKSYAIACPTNFAPMSPDFTIFVIKYLMTMVVGITTGFWIWTGKTLQSWRRFYHRLSTGSKGETAV; from the coding sequence ATGGGTCGGGGAgcggcgaggaggaggaggacgacggCAGCCACCGCTCCTTTGGGCCTGGCGGTCTTCCTGTGCGCCCTCTGGGGGATCCCCTCGGGCTCTGAGGCCCAGCCCTACCACGGAGAGAAAGGGATCTCCGTGCCGGACCACGGCTTCTGCCAGCCCATCTCCATCCCGCTCTGCACTGACATCGCCTACAACCAGACCATCCTGCCCAACCTGCTGGGGCACACCAACCAGGAGGACGCCGGGCTGGAGGTCCACCAGTTCTACCCGCTGGTGAAAGTGCAGTGCTCGCCGGAGCTGCGCTTCTTTCTATGCTCCATGTACGCGCCTGTCTGCACCGTCCTGGAGCAGGCCATCCCGCCCTGCCGGTCCCTCTGCGAGCGGGCACGCCAAGGCTGCGAGGCCCTCATGAACAAGTTTGGCTTTCAGTGGCCCGAACGCCTCCGCTGCGAGAACTTCCCGGTGCACGGCGCGGGTGAGATCTGCGTGGGGCAAAACACCTCGGACACCTCCGGCGGGGGGGCAGAAGGAGGTGGCGGCggcggtggaggaggaggaggaggggacacgGGCCCTCCCAGAAGTGCCACCACAGCCCACCCCACCTCCTCCCACCACCCTCACCCTCTGCCTCCCACTCACCTTCTGCCTCCCACCAGCCATGCTTTCTCATGTCCCCGCCAGCTCAAGGTGCCCCCTTACCTGGGCTACCGCTTTTTGGGCGAGAGAGACTGTGGGGCCCCTTGCGAGCCGGGTCTCCCCAATGGCCTGATGTACTTCAAGGAGACGGAGGTCCGCTTTGCCCGCCTCTTGGTGGGCATCTGGTCAGTGCTGTGCTGCGCCTCCACCCTCTTCACCGTCCTGACCTACCTGGTTGACATGAGGCGCTTTAGCTACCCGGAGCGACCCATCATCTTTCTCTCGGGCTGTTACTTCATGGTGGCCATGGCTTACGTGGTGGGCTTCGTGTTGGAGGACAAGGTGGTGTGCGTGGAACGCTTTTCCGAGGACGGCTACCGCACTGTGGTGCAGGGCACCAAGAAGGAAGGCTGCACCATCCTCTTCatgatcctttacttttttggcatGGCCAGTTCCATCTGGTGGGTCATCCTTTCTCTCACCTGGTTCCTGGCAGCTGGCATGAAGTGGGGCCACGAGGCTATTGAAGCCAACTCCCAGTACTTCCACTTGGCCGCCTGGGCTGTGCCTGCCATCAAGACCATCACCATCCTGGCCATGGGGCAGGTGGATGGGGATGTCCTCAGCGGGGTCTGCTACGTGGGCATCTACAGCGTGGATGCGCTGCGTGGTTTCGTCTTGGCCCCGCTCTTTGTCTACCTCTTCATCGGCACCTCCTTCCTGCTGGCCGGTTTTGTGTCCCTCTTCCGCATACGGACGATCATGAAGCACGACGGCACCAAGACCGAGAAGCTGGAGAAGCTCATGGTGAGGATTGGGGTCTTCAGTGTCCTCTACACGGTGCCGGCCACCATCGTGCTGGCCTGCTACTTCTACGAGCAGGCGTTCCGGGACACGTGGGAGAGAACCTGGCTCTTGCAGACCTGCAAGAGCTACGCCATCGCTTGCCCCACCAACTTTGCCCCGATGAGCCCTGACTTCACCATCTTCGTGATCAAGTACCTCATGACCATGGTTGTAGGGATCACCACCGGCTTCTGGATTTGGACTGGCAAAACCCTCCAGTCTTGGCGGCGTTTTTACCATAGACTCAGCACTGGCAGCAAAGGGGAGACTGCAGTATGA